The Acidobacteriota bacterium nucleotide sequence GCCATCGCGGGCAACACGCTTTCAAGCCACGCGCGGCCTTCAGCCGACACGGGACCGACGATCTGTCCGCGCGCGCGCAAGTGAGGCTCGGCCAGGTCCGCCAGGCGGCCCGCCGGGCACAGCTTCAGGTAGTGACGATTCGCCCACGCCAGCTTGTCCTCGTCGAACACGCCGGCGCTGTGCGCCACGCTCTCCAGGCGAAAGCGGCGCGCCAGCTCGTCGGCCGGCAACAACTCTTCGTTCTGCCCTGGCGACCAGCCGATCAGCGCCAGGTAGTTCACCAGCGCTTCCGGCAGGTAGCCCTTCTCGCGGAACTCGCGCACCGAGGTGGCGCCGTGCCGCTTCGACAGCGGCGCGTGGTCCGGCCCCATGACCAGCGACAGGTGCGCAAACGCCGGCGGGGTGTAGCCGAACGCCTCGTAGAGCAGGATCTGCCGCGGCGTATTCGAAATGTGATCCTCGCCGCGAATCACATGCGTCACCTTCATCAACTCATCGTCTATGACAACGGCGTAGTTGTATGCCGGGATGCCATCGGAGCGCACCAGCACCGGATCGCCGATCACGTCGGTGTGAAACGTGACCGGACCGCGCACCACGTCGTTGAACGTGACCTCGCGCCCTTCGGGCACGCGCAAGCGGATGACGGCCGCCTCGCCATTGGCACGGCGCGCCTCGGCGTCGGGACGCGGCAGATCGCGGCAGGTGCCGGCGTACTTCGGCGGCAGCGACGCGGCCAATTGCGCCTTGCGCTGCGCGTCGAGCGTCTCCGCGGAGCAGAAGCAGTAGTAGCCCTTCCCCTCGGCCAACAGTCGAGCTGCATGATCGGCATAGGTCTGCATGCGCTCGGTCTGCCGATAGGGGCCGTAGTCGCCGCCGGCCTCCACGCCTTCGTCCCACTGCAGGCCCATCCACCGCAGATCGGCCAGGATGGCCTGCTCCGATTCCTTCGTCGAACGCTCGAGGTCGGTATCCTCAATCCGCAGGATGAACGTGCCGCCCTGCCCGCGGGCCAATAACCAGTTGAAGAGCGCGGTGCGGGCATTGCCAACGTGCAGGTGGCCGGTGGGCGACGGGGCAAAACGGACTCTCATGAGGTGCGGCCGATCTTATCAGCTTGAATCGAGGCCGTTGGCGTATCCTCCTTGGGGCGCGATTCGGCGCCTTCGGAAGTTTGTGACCTGGAGGTTACGCATGAAACGAACAATCCTGATGGCAGCCGGCCTGCTGGCGCTGGCCAGCCCCACTTTCGCGCAGGCCCCGACGGCCGCCGCGACCCCCGGCCCGCACGACGCGGCGCTCGCCGCCGCCCCGGCCAACATGCGCGACGGCGCGATGGTCATCAAGTGGAAGGCGGACGGCTCGTACGACACGCTCCGTCCCGGCACCAACCGGCTGATGTGCTACGACCAGTCCGGCGACGCCGGCGAACAGCCGGTCTCGTCGCAGTGCACGAGCGTTGGCAATCTCGAACGCGTCAAGCAAAACAAGATCTACGAAGCGAAGATCGCCGATCGCGCGGCCCGAGAAGCGGCCTTGACCGAGCTCGAAAAGGCCGGCACGCGGGTGAAGCCGGAATTCGGCTCGGTGTTCTTCACGCGGCAGGGCAAGGATGCGACCGCCACCCGCTTGCACGTCACGATCGCGGTGCCGGGCGCCACGGCAGCATCGCTGGGCCTTCCGGACAACAACAAGATGGGCGGCGCGTGGATCATGGCCGCGGGCACGACCGCGGCGCACATCATGACGCCGGGGAGCTAAGTGCCAAAGTGCCAGGGTGCCAGGGTGCCAAAGTGCGAGCACCTTGGCACCGTTAGCACCTTGGTACCCTGGCACCTTGCTGCGCTCTAAGCGCCAGTCAGGAGCGCAATCGCATGGCACGCCATCGCTTCGCCGCGGCCCATGCTATCGACCCCTTCATTGGTCTTCCCTTTTACGCTGACCGCGGCCACCTCCACCTGTAGCGCGGCGGCCAGGTTCTCCCGCATCGCCTGCAAGAACGGCAGCAGCTTCGGCTTCTGCGCAATCACCGTCACATCCACGTTCGAAACGCGATAGCCGGCGGCATGCACGTGTGCGAGCGCACCGCGCAGCAAGGCGATGCTGTCGGCGCCCTTCCACTTCGGATCAGTATCCGGAAACAGCCGGCCAATGTCGCCCGCGGCTGCCGCGCCGAGCACCGCGTCGGTCACGGCGTGACAGACGATGTCGGCGTCGGAGTGGCCGTCCAAGCCGAGTTCGTACGGAATGGTCACGCCGGCCAGGATCAGCGGCCGGCCCGCGACCAGCCGGTGCAGATCGTAGCCGTTGCCGATGCGGATAAGGCGACGGCTAAAGCCATCGCCCTCCGAACGTCGGCCCGCCTGGAGAGCGACGGCTTTAGCCGTCGCTAGATCTTCTGGCGTCGTGATCTTCATGTTTCCTGGATCGCCCTCAACGATGTGAACCGGCAGGCCGAGGCGCTCGACGAGCATGGCCTCGTCGGTCACGTCAGTCTCGCTGCCGGCGGCCAGCGCGCGGGCCAGCACGTCACGGCGAAAGGTTTGCGGCGTTTGGGCGAGGAACACCGACTCGCGCGGCACCGTCGCGGTGATCGGCCGCGAGCCGTCGGCCATGCCGGGCCCAGCCTGCTTGACCGTGTCGCGCACCGGGATGGCCGCAATCGCCGCGCCATGGGCGATGGCCGCATCGATCGCGCGGTCGATCACGGCGGCCGTCACGAAAGGACGCGCCGCGTCGTGGATCAGGATGATGTCGGCCGTGGCCGCGGTCTTCGCAAACGCCTGGCTCACCGAGTCTTGCCGGCGCGCCCCGCCCGCCACGAATGTCAGCGGCTTGCCGGCGCCGCCCGCCCAGGCGGCGGCCGCGCTCGCCAGGTGATCCGGCGGCACCGCCACCACGATCTCGTGAATGCGATCGTTCGCCACCAGGGCGTCGATGCTCAAGTCGAGAATGGAACGTCCGCCGAGTTCAAGAAACTGCTTGGGGCGATCGGCGCCGAGCCGGACGCCCCGGCCCCCGGCGGCAATGATGGCGGCTACGTGCATGAAGCTGCCGATTGTACTCCGGCCGTTGCGGGCCCGCCGGCCCGCGCTTCAGCCCTTGACGCCGGCCATGCGCAGGAAGGCCATCATCGGGCACCAGCGGGTAAACGCTGACTGGAACAGGTTGAGCCCGATAAACGCCGTGAACCACAGGAAGCCGGGATGCACATACATCCCCAACAGCACACTGGCCATCACGAAGGCGCCGGCGATCAATCGCAACATCGGTTCTACGGTCATCGGACAGGCCCTCCGCCGGCCTCGGGAATGAACAGCACGGGAATCGCGCAATTCTGTAACAACGGCTCGCCAACATGCGATCGCCAGTTCGCGGTCCTGGGGACGGGCACCGGGATGGCCGCCCACGTGGCATTGACCCGGGCCCGGGCGGCCGGCGCATCTTCGCCAGCCACTTCGGTCACGGTGCCGCCGACCCGCGCGGCAATCTCGCCGGCGAGTTGCCGGGTGCGCTCGGCCGGGGTGTGAGCATCGACCAGCAGCAAGCCGCGGGCAAACAACTCCTGCGGTCGGTCCGCCGCCTCACTGGCGTGCACCACCAGCAGCGGTATTGGCGTCTCCCGCAGCACGCGCTCGGCCACCGACCCCAGCCACCATCGTGACGGCCCCCGCCGGCCATGGGTCCCCATCACGATCAGGTCCGCGTCTCTTGCCGCGTGCAGGATGGCATCGACCGCGGTCCGGCTCTCGACGATGGTCGTGAACGCCTGGGTCGTCTGGCGCTTGCCGAACTTCAGCAGGAACTCGCCGGCTCGCTTCCGGTTGGCCCGCTCCTCGCCTTCGAGTGCCTGCAACTGAGCGGGCGTGAAGTACGGCGGCACATCGAGCGACTCGGCGTGCATCAGCCACAGCGCGGCGCCGGTGCGCGCGGCGAGTTCGCCGCCAATCGCCACCGCGCGGGCTGACGCGTCGCCAAAGTCCACGGCCACCAGGATCTTCTTGGGCAGTATCGTCATGTCGTCCTCAGGCGCCTTCCGCGGCGGGTTCTACCAACACGGGCGCCGTCACCGCGGGCTTGCGGTGCGTCAAGTAATAGGTGATCGGCACCGTCATGCGGGACAGTAGCAACGAGGCCACTTCACCGGCCATCAGCGCGATCGCCAGGCCCTGGAAGATCGGGTCGGAAAGCATCACCGCCGAGCCGACAATGACGGCGGCGGCGGTCAGGGCCATGGGACGGAAGCGCACCGCGCCGGCGTCGACCACGGCCTCTTCGAGCGGCATGCCCTCGGCCACGCGCAGTTCGATGAAGTCCACCAGGATGATCGAGTTGCGGACGACGATGCCGGCGCCGGCGATGAAGCCGATCATCGAGGTGGCGCTGAAGAAGGCGTCCATCGCCGCGTGCGCCGGCAGGATGCCGGCCAGCGAGAACGGAATCGCCAGCATGATGGTGACCGGCGTGATGAACGACTGGAACCAGCCGACCACCAGGATGTAGATCAGCACCAGCACGGCCGCGAAGGCGATGCCCAGGTCGCGGAACACCTCGTAGGTGATGTGCCACTCACCATCCCACTTCATGGCGTACTTCGAACTGTCGGACGGCTGCCGGGTGTTGAAGATCTCGAAGCCGTAGCCCTCGGGCAACTGCAATGCCTCGAGCGCGCGGTTCATGTCGAGGATGGCGTAGACCGGGCTCTCCACCGCGCCCGCCACGTCGCCGGTAACGTACGTCACCGGCAGCAGGTTCTTGTGATAAATGCTGATGTCTTCGACGCCGGTGCTGGTCTCGACCAGTTCCCCCACCGACACGCCGCCGCCCAGCCGCAGCGCCGACACCGCCGCGCCCGAACCGCGCGATGCGCGCGGCAACCGCATCACCACCGGCACCGGCTCTCGCGAGGCGGGGTCGTGCAGCAATCCGGCCGGCGACCCGGCGCCGGCCATTCGCACCGCCGCCATCACCTCGGCCGCTGACACCCCGGCCGCGGCCGCTTTCTCACTGTCGACTGCGAGCCGGGTCTTCGGCCGTGGTGACTCCACGTACCAGTCCACGTCGACGACACCGGCCGTGCCAGTGAACACGTCGCGCACCTGCTTGGCCAGGGCCAGCCGCTTGTCGGGGTCGGGTCCGTACACCTCGGCCACGAGCGTCTGCAGCACCGGCGGTCCTGGCGGGATCTCCACCACCTGCACCTCGGCGCCCAGCGTCTTCGCCAACGGCTGCAGTTGCGTGCGCAACCGGCCGGCGACGGCGTGGCTCTGGTCGCTGCGCTCGTCCTTCGCGGTGAGCATCAACTGGAGGTCGGCCATGTGCGGCTCACGCCGCAGGAAGTAGTGACGGACCAGTCCGTTGAAGGTATACGGCGATGCCGTGCCGGTGTAGCTCTGCACACTGACGACGTCGCGGTCGCGCAGCAACTCGTCAGCCAGCAGCGACGACACGCGCGCGGTCGTCTCGAGCGGGGTATCGTCGGGCATCCGCACCACCACCTGCAACTCGTTCTTGTTGTCGAACGGCAGCATCTTCACGGTCACCAGCTTCGCCGGCACCAGCACCATCGCGCCCACGAGGAGCGCGGCCACGCCACCGAGGAACCCCCACCGGCTGGTCGGATTGGTGATGAGCGACGCCATCACGCGGCGATAGAGCGCGGTGAGCCGGTCGTCGACTTCGTGGTGATGCCCGGTGGGCTGCTTGAGCAGGCGCACCGCGGCCCACGGCGTGACGATGAAGGCCACCACCAAGGAGAACAGCATGGCGGCCGTGGCACCGACCGGAATCGGCCGCATGTACGGACCCATCAGCCCGCCGACGAAGGCCATCGGCAGGATCGCCGCCACCACGGTCAGCGTGGCCAGGATGGTGGGGTTGCCCACTTCATCGACTGCGCGGATGGCGACGTCCTCGATCGAGCGGCTGCCGCCCGACAGGCGCATGTGCCGCACGATGTTCTCCACCACCACAATGGCATCGTCCACCAGGATGCCGATCGAGAAGATCAGTGCGAACAGCGTGATGCGGTTGAGCGTGTAGCCATAGAGATAGAACACGAACAGCGTCAGGGCGAGCGTCACCGGAATGGCGGTCAGCACGACCAGCGACTCGCGGCGGCCCAGCGCGAACCAGATCAGCGCCGACACCGAGATCACGGCGATCAGCATGTGCCACAACAGTTCGTTCGACTTGTGCTCGGCAGTCTCGCCGTAGTTGCGCGTCACCGTGACCTGCAGGTCCTGCGGGAGGATGTAGCCGCGCAGCGTCTCGACCTTGCGGTCGATGGCGCGGGTCAGTTCAATGGCGTTCACGCCACGCCGCTTGGCAATCGACAGCGTCACCGCGGGAAAGGCCTGGCCGCGTTTGGGGTGGTAATAAACGTAGTCGGTGGGTTCGCCGGCTTCATCCGTCACGGTGGCGACATCGCGCAGGCGCACCGGTCCGCCCGCCGAGCCCACCACGAGGGCGGCGAGTTCACCAGCGGTCGTCGCGTAGCCACCGGCTTCGACGCGGGTACTGCGGTTGCCCGACACCAGGTCGGCCGTAACGCCGCGGGCCGTGGCCCGCACCAGCGACTGCTGCACCTGCAGCGGGTCGAGCCCGCGCGCCGACAGCGCCGACGGATCCAGATCGACGCTCACCTGCCGTGGCCGGCCGCCAATGATGGTGACCTCCGACACGTCGGGAACTTCCTTGACCGATTCCTGCAGTTGCGCCGCCAGCCGCCGCAACTGCTGGTCGTCGTAGCCCTCGCCCCACAGCGTCAGCGCCATGACCGGCACATCGTCAATCGAACGCGCGCGCACCATCGGCGCCGAGGCGCCGTCCGGCACGAGTTCGGGGCTGGTGGCCAGCTTCTGGTTGAGCCGCACCAGCGCGCGGTCTTCGTCTTCGCCAACCAGGAAGCGGGCGACGAGCATCGCGCGGCCGGGACTGGAGGTGGAATAGAGGTATTCGAGCCCGGGCACTTCCCACAGAAGTTTTTCGAGCGGCCGCGTCACGCGCTGCTCCACTTCCGCGGGCGACGCGCCGGGCAGGTCCACGAATACGTCGATCATCGGCACGATGATCTGCGGCTCTTCTTCACGAGGCAGCGCCACGGTGGCGAACACGCCCAGCAACAGGGACGCCACGATCAGCAGCGGCGTCAGCTTAGAGTGGATGAATGCGGCCGCCAGCTTGCCGGCCATCCCGCGCGGCGCGCTCATTGACGTGCTCCCGCGGCGCCGGTGATCGGCGTGCCGTCAGCGATCGCGTCGGTCGGCGTCAGCACGACGCGGTCGCCTTCTTTCAGGCCGGCGAGCACCTCGATGCGGCCCTGGCTCTCGCGGCCCGGCGACAGCATTCGCAGGCGCGCGGCGCCGTCGGTATCGACGACAAACGCCAGCGTCAGTTGCCCGCGCCGCACCACCGCTGTGGCCGGCACGGCCAGCACGCGTTCGGAGGGGCCCATGACCCGCGCGCGCCCGAAGACGCCGGACCGGAGGCCCGCCGACTGGGGCAGGTCGAGCTTCACCACGAAGCTGTGAAGGGCCGGATCGACGCTCGCGACTTCAACGACGTTGGCCGGCGCCCAGCCATCCTCCCCGGCGGTACCGCGGTCGATCCGCACTTCAGCGGCAGTGCCCGGCGGCACCAGGTGAGCGCGCGATTCATCAACGCGCACTTCAAGCCGGTAGGCCGAGGTGTCCTCGATGGTTAACAGGGGCATGCCCGGGGCGGCCATGCTGCCGGGATCCACCTGCCGGTTCGACACGAGGCCGTCGAAGGGCGCCGTCAGCACCGCATAGGACGCGGTTACCGACGCCACTTCTTCGCCGGCCCTGGCGGCGGCCAGGCCGGCTTCGGCTTCAGCCGCGCGCGCGGTCGCGCCGGCGAGGCGCGCTTCGGCGCCGGCCAGGACCGCCACGGCCTGATCCAGTTCCTGCGCGGTCGCCGATTTCGTCTCGACGAGGCCCTTCACGCGGTGGTGCGTGGCCCGGGCCAGCACCAGAGCCGATTCGGCTGAGCGGCGCTCGGCCTGCGCGGCCTCGATCGACAGGCGCATGCCGCTGGCCGAGGCCGACGCCCGCGTGGCCTGCGCACCCACTTCGCGGGCGTCGAGCCGGATCAGCACCTGGCCACGGGTCACGCGGTCGCCGGCCTTCACGCGCACCTCGACCACGGGAGCGACCACGCGACTCGAGACCACCGCGACCTGCCGGGCGCGGACGACGCCGCCGGCCTCGTAGGTCGAGGGCCAGTCCACGGCCTCGACACGGCCGAGCGACGCGGCGACCGAGGCCGGCGGCTGCTCCGCGGGTTTCTCGGCGGGCGCCCCACATGCGGCGAGCGTCACGACGCCCGCGCCCATCATCACCAATGCCGCTGCTTTCACGATGCCCCTCACGTTACGGTCTCCTTCCGAGCGCCCGATTGAGCGCCGCGTGTGCTTCGATGCGATCGACCAGCGCCGACAACCGCGAGGTCTCGGCCTCGAGAACGGCGGTGGCCGCGCCCAGGACGTCGGACACGCCGGTCATGCCCGCGTCATACCGGTTGCGGACAATGCGCTGGCTTTCCCGGGCCTGGGCGACGGTGGCCCTGGCCACGTCTTCGCGCGCGGTCGCCGACGCCAGCCGGCTGAGCGCGGCGCGCAGGTCCACCTGCACGGCGGCCCGCGCGTCTTCGTGTGCGAGCCGGGCGCGCTGCTCGGCTTCGGTGGCCGCGCGCACCGATGCCTGCGCGGCGCCGCCGGTCGCCAGCGACCAGCGCACTTCGCCGCCGATCGTCCACGCCGAGGCGCGATCGGCGAACGAGATCCCGTCGAACTGGTAAGCGGCCTGCGCCGCGACTTGCGGCCACCAGGCGGACTTGGCCTGGCGGCGGCCGGCTTCAGCCATGCCCACTGCGGCGGCTCCGCGTTGCAACTCGGGCCGTCCGGCCTCGGCTTCGGCGACGAGCGCGGGCCACGCGGGCAGTGCCGCCGGCGCCGGTGGCGCCGGTTCCTGCACCGCAAAATCAGCATCTATAGCCACGCCGCGGAGCCGGTTCAGTTCGGCGCGCGCGATGGCCGCCTCGCCGGCCGCATGGATCGCGCGTTGGCGCATGGCGGCAAGGTGCACGGTGATCGAGAGCACGTCGGCCTCCGTGACGGTACCGGCATCACGCCGGCGCTCGGCACGGGTCACGTCTTCTTGCGCCGCGGTGACCGCGGCGGCAGCGGCCTTGGCCTCGGCGTCACCGCGCAGCACACGGCCGTAGGCGCGGGCCACATCCACCGTGAGCCCCAGCGCCTGCTCGTCGCGACCGGCCTCAGCGAACTTGCGTGCGTGCGCCGCCAGGTCGACGCCACCGCCCGTGCGGCCACCGTCGAAAAGCACCTGGTCGACCG carries:
- the gltX gene encoding glutamate--tRNA ligase — encoded protein: MRVRFAPSPTGHLHVGNARTALFNWLLARGQGGTFILRIEDTDLERSTKESEQAILADLRWMGLQWDEGVEAGGDYGPYRQTERMQTYADHAARLLAEGKGYYCFCSAETLDAQRKAQLAASLPPKYAGTCRDLPRPDAEARRANGEAAVIRLRVPEGREVTFNDVVRGPVTFHTDVIGDPVLVRSDGIPAYNYAVVIDDELMKVTHVIRGEDHISNTPRQILLYEAFGYTPPAFAHLSLVMGPDHAPLSKRHGATSVREFREKGYLPEALVNYLALIGWSPGQNEELLPADELARRFRLESVAHSAGVFDEDKLAWANRHYLKLCPAGRLADLAEPHLRARGQIVGPVSAEGRAWLESVLPAMATSVDRLPQLADRLESVFLEAAAPLENEAGLPEVAAALAAELSSGLRLVDKETFRAMAGRVKDRTGLKGKGLFHPIRAILTGAAEGPELDLIVPAIDRAADLRNSGLAPVASCQERAAFAARMLA
- the ispD gene encoding 2-C-methyl-D-erythritol 4-phosphate cytidylyltransferase — protein: MHVAAIIAAGGRGVRLGADRPKQFLELGGRSILDLSIDALVANDRIHEIVVAVPPDHLASAAAAWAGGAGKPLTFVAGGARRQDSVSQAFAKTAATADIILIHDAARPFVTAAVIDRAIDAAIAHGAAIAAIPVRDTVKQAGPGMADGSRPITATVPRESVFLAQTPQTFRRDVLARALAAGSETDVTDEAMLVERLGLPVHIVEGDPGNMKITTPEDLATAKAVALQAGRRSEGDGFSRRLIRIGNGYDLHRLVAGRPLILAGVTIPYELGLDGHSDADIVCHAVTDAVLGAAAAGDIGRLFPDTDPKWKGADSIALLRGALAHVHAAGYRVSNVDVTVIAQKPKLLPFLQAMRENLAAALQVEVAAVSVKGKTNEGVDSMGRGEAMACHAIALLTGA
- a CDS encoding DUF2892 domain-containing protein, producing the protein MTVEPMLRLIAGAFVMASVLLGMYVHPGFLWFTAFIGLNLFQSAFTRWCPMMAFLRMAGVKG
- a CDS encoding universal stress protein, which encodes MTILPKKILVAVDFGDASARAVAIGGELAARTGAALWLMHAESLDVPPYFTPAQLQALEGEERANRKRAGEFLLKFGKRQTTQAFTTIVESRTAVDAILHAARDADLIVMGTHGRRGPSRWWLGSVAERVLRETPIPLLVVHASEAADRPQELFARGLLLVDAHTPAERTRQLAGEIAARVGGTVTEVAGEDAPAARARVNATWAAIPVPVPRTANWRSHVGEPLLQNCAIPVLFIPEAGGGPVR
- a CDS encoding efflux RND transporter permease subunit; translated protein: MSAPRGMAGKLAAAFIHSKLTPLLIVASLLLGVFATVALPREEEPQIIVPMIDVFVDLPGASPAEVEQRVTRPLEKLLWEVPGLEYLYSTSSPGRAMLVARFLVGEDEDRALVRLNQKLATSPELVPDGASAPMVRARSIDDVPVMALTLWGEGYDDQQLRRLAAQLQESVKEVPDVSEVTIIGGRPRQVSVDLDPSALSARGLDPLQVQQSLVRATARGVTADLVSGNRSTRVEAGGYATTAGELAALVVGSAGGPVRLRDVATVTDEAGEPTDYVYYHPKRGQAFPAVTLSIAKRRGVNAIELTRAIDRKVETLRGYILPQDLQVTVTRNYGETAEHKSNELLWHMLIAVISVSALIWFALGRRESLVVLTAIPVTLALTLFVFYLYGYTLNRITLFALIFSIGILVDDAIVVVENIVRHMRLSGGSRSIEDVAIRAVDEVGNPTILATLTVVAAILPMAFVGGLMGPYMRPIPVGATAAMLFSLVVAFIVTPWAAVRLLKQPTGHHHEVDDRLTALYRRVMASLITNPTSRWGFLGGVAALLVGAMVLVPAKLVTVKMLPFDNKNELQVVVRMPDDTPLETTARVSSLLADELLRDRDVVSVQSYTGTASPYTFNGLVRHYFLRREPHMADLQLMLTAKDERSDQSHAVAGRLRTQLQPLAKTLGAEVQVVEIPPGPPVLQTLVAEVYGPDPDKRLALAKQVRDVFTGTAGVVDVDWYVESPRPKTRLAVDSEKAAAAGVSAAEVMAAVRMAGAGSPAGLLHDPASREPVPVVMRLPRASRGSGAAVSALRLGGGVSVGELVETSTGVEDISIYHKNLLPVTYVTGDVAGAVESPVYAILDMNRALEALQLPEGYGFEIFNTRQPSDSSKYAMKWDGEWHITYEVFRDLGIAFAAVLVLIYILVVGWFQSFITPVTIMLAIPFSLAGILPAHAAMDAFFSATSMIGFIAGAGIVVRNSIILVDFIELRVAEGMPLEEAVVDAGAVRFRPMALTAAAVIVGSAVMLSDPIFQGLAIALMAGEVASLLLSRMTVPITYYLTHRKPAVTAPVLVEPAAEGA
- a CDS encoding efflux RND transporter periplasmic adaptor subunit — encoded protein: MRGIVKAAALVMMGAGVVTLAACGAPAEKPAEQPPASVAASLGRVEAVDWPSTYEAGGVVRARQVAVVSSRVVAPVVEVRVKAGDRVTRGQVLIRLDAREVGAQATRASASASGMRLSIEAAQAERRSAESALVLARATHHRVKGLVETKSATAQELDQAVAVLAGAEARLAGATARAAEAEAGLAAARAGEEVASVTASYAVLTAPFDGLVSNRQVDPGSMAAPGMPLLTIEDTSAYRLEVRVDESRAHLVPPGTAAEVRIDRGTAGEDGWAPANVVEVASVDPALHSFVVKLDLPQSAGLRSGVFGRARVMGPSERVLAVPATAVVRRGQLTLAFVVDTDGAARLRMLSPGRESQGRIEVLAGLKEGDRVVLTPTDAIADGTPITGAAGARQ
- a CDS encoding TolC family protein, yielding MRFTLSLSLAASLLAAATVSAQSVLTLDEATAQAIGGNRALEATRSSARESAAREDEARSGFFPRLSLIESWQRGNNPVFVFSSLLSARQFGAQNFAIDALNHPEATGFFHGAVAVDQVLFDGGRTGGGVDLAAHARKFAEAGRDEQALGLTVDVARAYGRVLRGDAEAKAAAAAVTAAQEDVTRAERRRDAGTVTEADVLSITVHLAAMRQRAIHAAGEAAIARAELNRLRGVAIDADFAVQEPAPPAPAALPAWPALVAEAEAGRPELQRGAAAVGMAEAGRRQAKSAWWPQVAAQAAYQFDGISFADRASAWTIGGEVRWSLATGGAAQASVRAATEAEQRARLAHEDARAAVQVDLRAALSRLASATAREDVARATVAQARESQRIVRNRYDAGMTGVSDVLGAATAVLEAETSRLSALVDRIEAHAALNRALGRRP